In a genomic window of Phragmites australis chromosome 14, lpPhrAust1.1, whole genome shotgun sequence:
- the LOC133891618 gene encoding glycosyltransferase BC10-like produces the protein MMSSPMVLSLLLFVSLTALLLLAPRLSPPPPPVAAGDQEEVPAAGVGVGGAGSGGPWGVGVGEEADDLALFRRATLDAGAGAAVSAAPSKVAFLFLTNSDLTFGPLWERFFAGHEGRFSVYVHADPAAQLLLPPTPSFRGRFVAAKPTRRADPSLIAAERRLLAAALLDDAANVYFALLSQHCVPLQSFARLYGALFPPRAAHHHRLPSYIEVLTGEPQMPSRYVARGEDAMLPEVPYDRFRIGSQFFTLARRHAALVVGERRLWRKFRVPCLPEMQQDSCYPEEHYFPTLLDMADSAGVARYTLTRVNWTGSVAGHPHTYTAPEVSPRLIAQLRASNHTHPYMFARKFAPDCLGPLLAIADTVLFKD, from the coding sequence ATGATGTCGTCGCCGATGGTGCTGTCGCTCCTCCTCTTCGTGTCGCTCACGGCGCTGCTGCTTTTGGCGCCGAGGCTctcgccgcctccgcccccgGTGGCTGCGGGGGATCAGGAGGAGGTGCCCGCCGCGGGGGTAGGTGTTGGTGGCGCCGGGAGCGGTGGGCCGTGGGGAGtgggcgtcggggaggaggctgATGACCTCGCCCTGTTCCGCCGCGCGACGCTGGACGCCGGCGCGGGGGCTGCTGTCTCGGCGGCACCGTCCAAGGTGGCGTTCCTGTTCCTGACCAACTCCGACCTCACCTTCGGGCCGCTGTGGGAGCGGTTCTTCGCCGGGCACGAGGGTCGGTTCAGCGTCTACGTGCACGCAGACCCGGCAGcgcagctgctgctgccgcccaCGCCGTCGTTCCGGGGCCGGTTCGTGGCGGCCAAGCCGACGCGGCGCGCGGACCCGAGCCTCATCGCCGCCGAGCGGCGCCTGCTGGCCGCGGCGCTGCTCGACGACGCGGCCAACGTCTACTTCGCGCTGCTGTCCCAGCACTGCGTCCCGCTCCAGTCCTTCGCGCGCCTCTACGGCGCGCTCTTCCCGCCGCGAGCCGCGCACCACCACCGCCTGCCCAGCTACATCGAGGTGCTCACCGGCGAGCCGCAGATGCCGTCGCGCTACGTGGCGCGCGGCGAGGACGCCATGCTCCCCGAGGTCCCCTACGACCGGTTCCGCATCGGGTCCCAGTTCTTCACGCTCGCCCGCCGCCACGCCGCGCTCGTGGTCGGCGAACGCCGCCTGTGGCGCAAGTTCCGCGTGCCCTGCCTGCCGGAGATGCAGCAGGACTCGTGCTACCCGGAGGAGCACTACTTCCCGACGCTGCTCGACATGGCCGACTCCGCCGGCGTCGCACGGTACACGCTCACGCGCGTCAACTGGACCGGCAGCGTCGCGGGCCACCCGCACACGTACACCGCGCCGGAGGTGTCGCCGCGGCTCATCGCCCAGCTGCGCGCCTCCAACCACACCCACCCCTACATGTTCGCGCGCAAGTTCGCGCCCGACTGCCTCGGCCCGCTCTTGGCCATCGCCGACACCGTCCTCTTCAAAGACTGA
- the LOC133891241 gene encoding uncharacterized protein LOC133891241: MEKELSEIAKMLAVIQSTLDRNTSAVEALTDWRPQVDSKVNDLQASVEDLRIKVDLCEGMVKEGVQQKGEPSATAHQVATSPEATLGPHGHCFDYSHRDVGRGVVTTLIPTPVIGAKQFRNTSPLHFGLMDSAKRTKFTTASCLGSVLPRLEFPRFDGLNPKIWIRKCETYFDLYEVPEPLWVRLATMHLDGTAAFWFQSVDIQVAGLNWKDFCHAVCIRFERDHYNQLIRQFFHIKQLGSVVEYIEKFDELVHQLLAHDASLSTAVITNRFIDGLKEEVRAVVLIQRPHDLDTASSVALLQEEILSGSTRRDMRKNDGNIFIRGLNRSSAAPLSKSSQQNIIEEKKMMENPKNRIEDEKLSALKSYRKAKGLCFKCGAKWGPQHVCTPTVPLHVVEELWQLIAEPSQQNLEATTTGESDSGEDLMAVSAQALSGTESRRTMKLLGLIHNHEVVMLIDSGSSNSFVSESLAVKIKGWNELSTPLRVKVANGGVVLCTHEIPDCEWWVQGYPFSSSLKVFPLQCYDIILGMDWLERHSPMNIDWVAKWISFNHKGTDIKLQGISASSLHCHSIDDHTLLKLERNDDIWCVVQLYSVLSIAVQEELSAEIRTLVEKFAEIFEEPTGLPPKRSFEHTIPLLPGAQPFKLRPYRYNPAQKDEIEKQIKDLLQNGMIQTSSSPFASPALLVKKKGGDWRLCVDYRRLNALTVKNKYPLPIIDELLDELAGAKWFTSLDLRAGFHQILIAAEDQYKTSFLTHNGQYQYKVMPYGLTGAPGTFQSVMNAALAPLLRKSVIVFMDDILIYSKDWKAHLNHIQQVFEVLREQQFKVKLSKCAFGQQLSYLGHVISAEGVATDPTKIESIQQWPTPTNVKELGSFLGLAGYYRKFVKNFGLISKPLTNLLRKGEIFVWTSCAQEAFQALKQALISAPVLVLPDFSQPFSIETDASYKGLGAVLQQNGHPVAFISKTLGPRNQGLSTYEKECLAILFAVDHWRSYLQQTEFIIYTDHKSLMHLDDQRLATPWQHKALTKLMGLQYRICYKKGKDNRVADELSRLNHQQNSECLMISSAQPFWLSEVVQGYHQDPKATQLLTELSINSSQGNFKLLNGVIRYKGRIWVGNNTSVQQRIIQALHTSAVGGHSGFLATYQRIKSLFAWSHMQKMIKAFVEQCAVCQQAKSERVAYPGLLQPLPVPDKAWQVLYGQEPRHMGIDRIEACSIPDLHLWLKERQLMTKLIQQHLSRAQNRMKMQADKKRIERSFAVGDYVYLKIQPYVQSSVATRSNHKLSFRYLKPFYIAVPNDVALVSFRRSLFDGPAGRTQWRLGRMNTVCDTSFQQLRLGVKPALKEGGLSELHTLVRKTAAERRLKLKKARLKSKVSARLMKSSVPLGQSRPSNSGPAGP; the protein is encoded by the exons ATGGAGAAGGAATTGAGCGAGATCGCGAAGATGTTGGCGGTAATCCAATCCACCCTCGACCGCAACACCTCCGCAGTGGAAGCTCTCACTGATTGGAGACCGCAGGTTGATTCCAAGGTGAACGATCTGCAAGCATCTGTGGAGGACCTCCGCATCAAGGTGGATCTATGTGAAGGCATGGTGAAGGAAGGTGTTCAGCAGAAAGGAGAGCCGTCGGCCACCGCTCATCAGGTGGCTACCTCACCTGAGGCGACGCTCGGGCCCCATGGCCACTGCTTCGACTACTCTCACCGGGACGTGGGTCGAGGGGTTGTCACCACCCTGATACCCACCCCGGTCATAGGTGCTAAGCAATTTCGCAACACCTCTCCTTTACATTTTGGATTGATGGACTCTGCAAAACGCACTAAATTTACTACAGCCAGTTGCCTTGGTTCTGTCTTGCCTAGGCTAGAATTTCCCCGATTTGATGGCTTGAACCCTAAGATTTGGATTAGAAAGTGTGAAACCTACTTTGATCTGTATGAGGTCCCAGAACCCTTGTGGGTCAGGTTAGCCACAATGCATTTAGATGGTACTGCTGCATTCTGGTTTCAATCAGTAGATATTCAGGTTGCTGGCCTAAATTGGAAGGATTTTTGTCATGCTGTGTGTATTAGGTTTGAGCGTGATCATTACAATCAACTGATTCGTCAATTTTTTCACATCAAACAATTGGGCTCAGTTGTAGAGTACATAGAGAAATTTGATGAGTTAGTTCATCAGTTGTTAGCTCATGATGCTAGTCTTAGCACTGCAGTGATTACAAATAGATTTATAGATGGACTCAAGGAAGAAGTTAGAGCTGTAGTACTTATACAGAGGCCCCATGACTTGGATACTGCTAGTTCTGTTGCACTTTTGCAGGAGGAGATCCTTTCAGGGTCCACAAGGAGAGACATGAGGAAAAATGATGGAAATATTTTCATAAGGGGTCTTAACAGAAGCTCAGCTGCCCCTTTATCTAAGTCCTCCCAGCAGAATATTAttgaagagaagaagatgatggaaAATCCTAAAAACAGAATAGAGGATGAGAAGTTGTCTGCTCTCAAATCTTATAGGAAGGCTAAAGGATTATGCTTCAAATGTGGTGCTAAATGGGGACCTCAGCATGTATGTACTCCAACAGTTCCACTACATGTTGTTGAGGAATTATGGCAACTCATTGCTGAACCTAGCCAGCAAAATCTTGAAGCTACCACCACTGGAGAATCTGATTCTGGTGAGGATTTGATGGCAGTCTCAGCTCAGGCTCTTTCTGGAACTGAGTCTAGAAGGACCATGAAGCTACTTGGTTTAATACACAATCATGAAGTAGTCATGTTAATTGACTCGGGTAGCTCTAACAGCTTTGTCAGTGAGTCATTGGCAGTCAAGATTAAGGGCTGGAATGAGTTAAGTACTCCCTTGAGAGTGAAGGTGGCCAATGGGGGTGTGGTCCTTTGCACTCATGAAATTCCTGATTGTGAATGGTGGGTTCAAGGTTAccctttctcttcctctttgAAGGTTTTTCCTCTTCAGTGCTATGACATCattcttggaatggattggttagaacGGCATAGCCCCATGAACATAGACTGGGTTGCTAAATGGATTTCTTTCAATCACAAAGGAACTGACATCAAATTGCAAGGAATTTCAGCTTCTTCACTGCATTGTCATTCAATTGATGATCATACCTTGTTGAAGCTTGAGAGGAATGATGATATATGGTGTGTTGTCCAGCTATATTCAGTGTTAAGCATAGCAGTCCAAGAAGAGCTATCTGCTGAAATCAGGACATTAGTAGAGAAATTTGCTGAGATATTTGAAGAACCTACTGGATTACCACCAAAAAGGTCCTTTGAACATACTATCCCTCTTCTTCCTGGTGCTCAACCATTTAAATTGAGGCCCTACAGATACAATCCTGCTCAGAAAGATGAAATCGAGAAACAAATCAAAGATCTACTCCAAAATGGTATGATTCAGACAAGCTCAAGCCCCTTTGCTTCTCCTGCCCTACTAGTTaaaaagaagggaggagattgGAGGTTATGTGTTGACTACCGAAGACTTAATGCTCTTACTGTTAAAAACAAGTACCCTCTTCCCATAATAGATGAATTATTGGATGAGCTGGCTGGTGCTAAATGGTTCACTTCACTAGATTTGAGGGCTGGTTTTCATCAGATTTTGATAGCCGCTGAGGATCAGTACAAGACTTCATTCTTAACTCATAATGGCCAATACCAATACAAGGTCATGCCTTATGGCTTAACCGGAGCCCCAGGAACTTTTCAAAGTGTTATGAATGCAGCATTGGCTCCATTACTTAGGAAGAGTGTAATTGTTTTCATGGATGATATACTCATATATAGTAAGGACTGGAAGGCTCACTTGAACCATATTCAGCAAGTATTTGAAGTCCTAAGAGAGCAGCAATTCAAGGTCAAGTTGTCCAAATGTGCCTTTGGTCAGCAGTTGAGCTATTTGGGACATGTCATTAGTGCTGAAGGGGTTGCAACAGATCCTACCAAAATTGAGAGTATCCAACAATGGCCAACCCCTACTAATGTCAAAGAATTAGGAAGCTTCCTGGGTTTAGCTGGGTATTACAGGAAGTTTGTCAAGAATTTTGGCCTCATTAGCAAACCTTTAACTAACTTATTAAGGAAGGGGGAAATTTTTGTGTGGACTTCATGTGCTCAAGAAGCTTTTCAGGCATTAAAGCAGGCCCTTATCTCTGCCCCAGTATTGGTGCTGCCTGACTTTAGTCAACCATTCTCCATTGAAACAGATGCATCTTACAAAGGGCTTGGAGCAGTACTACAACAAAATGGTCATCCTGTGGCATTTATTAGCAAAACACTTGGACCCAGGAATCAAGGACTCTCCACTTATGAGAAGGAATGCCTTGCAATACTGTTTGCAGTTGATCACTGGAGATCTTATCTGCAGCAAACTGAATTTATCATTTATACAGATCATAAAAGCTTAATGCATCTTGATGATCAAAGGCTTGCTACTCCCTGGCAACATAAGGCATTAACCAAACTCATGGGTTTGCAGTATAGAATCTGTTACAAAAAGGGGAAGGATAATCGAGTAGCTGATGAATTATCAAGGCTCAACCATCAGCAAAACTCTGAATGTTTGATGATCTCCTCGGCTCAGCCATTCTGGTTGTCTGAAGTAGTACAAGGTTACCACCAAGATCCCAAGGCTACCCAACTCCTCACCGAGTTGTCTATCAATTCTTCTCAAGGCAATTTCAAACTTCTTAATGGAGTTATTAGATATAAGGGAAGGATATGGGTTGGTAACAACACATCTGTCCAGCAGAGAATTATCCAAGCCCTTCATACCAGTGCAGTGGGTGGTCATTCAGGATTTTTGGCAACATATCAAAGGATCAAATCTCTCTTTGCTTGGAGTCATATGCAAAAGATGATCAAAGCTTTTGTTGAACAGTGTGCAGTCTgccaacaagctaaaagtgagAGAGTTGCTTATCCAGGTTTACTTCAACCTCTCCCTGTTCCAGACAAGGCATGGCAA GTTTTGTATGGACAGGAGCCAAGGCATATGGGCATCGACCGAATTGAAGCTTGTTCTATTCCAGATTTACACCTTTGGCTCAAGGAACGTCAACTGATGACGAAACTCATTCAACAGCATCTCTCTAGAGCCCAGAACAGAATGAAAATGCAAGCTGATAAAAAGAGGATAGAGAGGTCTTTTGCTGTGGGGGATTATGTCTACCTCAAAATTCAACCATATGTTCAATCCTCTGTTGCCACTAGATCCAACCATAAACTGTCATTCAG GTACCTGAAGCCATTCTACATCGCCGTTCCCAACGATGTGGCTCTCGTGTCTTTTCGCAGATCCTTGTTCGATGGACCGGCTGGCCGGACTCAATGGCGACTTGGGAGGATGAACACCGTCTGCGACACGAGTTTCCAGCAGCTCCGGCTTGGGGTCAAGCCGGCACTCAAGGAAGGGGGATTGTCAGAGTTGCACACTCTGGTCCGCAAGACAGCAGCAGAGAGACGACTGAAGCTGAAGAAGGCGCGCCTAAAGAGCAAAGTGTCTGCACGCCTGATGAAGAGCAGCGTACCCCTTGGGCAATCACGACCAAGCAACAGCGGCCCAGCAGGACCTTGA